GGAGCTCATCTCGCAGCAGCATGACAGCATGTCTCCTGCCTGCAAATCGCATGAATTAAAGCAACCATTGACCTCCTTTTATTCTAAATAGCCCACTGCACATTGAGCAGAAAGAAATCCTGCTTGTAAAAAGGGGTGTGACGCTTACCTGAGTCACTacaactgctgctgctgctcccgCTGTTGGGCGGCGTGTCCAACCCCAAATCCTTACTAGGCGGCGTCCCTGCGCTCTGCTTGGGTGTCTCTGCCACTGGGTACGGGAAAACCACAGACGGATCGATACACTCTGCCGCGGATGTGTTCAAATCTTGCAGGTAGCTGCTATTTAACCTCCACGCCGCTGCACCGGCCGGCTCCGCGCACTCCCCAGCCGCAGCAGACTCCTTACGCGCGGCGTGCAGGGAAGCAAGCCGCTCAGAGACCACCTTCTCCAGCTTTGCCGCGGCGGAGAAGCCGCTCCACATGCAGTCCTGGATGATGATGGACTTCAGGAAGGTCTGTGAGTAGTCTGCGTCGCAGATGATGCTCTGATTGACCGCGTCGTCGCCGAGAAACTCGGTCACCATCTCCAGCTGATCCGCCGTAGAGGGGAAGAGACTTGACAGGGACGGCCGGCGGCTcggggagagaggaggggtcgGCAGCAGCTCGAATTTCTTCCAGATGTCTTCGCTCGGTGCCGGAGGCTGAAGCTGCTGAGGGTAGAAGTCCTCCTCCTCGTTGTCGTAGTAGAAATACGGCTGGAGAGAGTCGTAGTCGTAGTCATAGTTTTTACTCGCCAAACTTGAATTTAGCGGCatgttttctctgctgtgtGAGTCCTGATTATGAATCTgaatgacaaaaaagacaaaaattagaTTCTGCAGGTTTGCAGATTCAAAGCAACATCGATCCTAAGTGTAAGCAACATCACATGGTCACTCCAAAACATCAGCCCAGTGTGCACGCCTTGCATGCATGCACcggtgctgcagcagcaggtgcTCAACTGGGGAATTAGGTGCAAACGGGGAAACCCCACCTTTGACAAACTGCCCCTGAACATAAACTGACACCATTGACACATATTTAGCTTAACTAGTGAGGGAAAGTGATATGCAATCTCCCGAAACCCACTCCCTCCCTTACCTTTTCAAATATAAACTGTCGTGTGAAGAAAAAAGGGCGAAAACGAcccaaaagatgcaaaaaagggCAGGAAACTTAGTCCAACACGAAAGAAACATTAAATCCTTCCACGGGGGTGTTACGGTCGGTTTCCGTGCGGCTGTGAAAAGCATGCATGAAGGGCTAAAAAGCTGCACAACCGAGGAGTAGAGACGACGTTCAGTCTGTCATCAACAGCGTGAGAATCACAGCTGAGCGCTCTGCAAGCTGCAAATAAAAGAACGACCGCAGCACCCCTCACTCGTACCGTGTGTATCCCTCCGCTAGAATTTTCCCGCGAAACACCGGCCTTGAAAATTTCACACACGACACATTAAATTCTCACTTTTTGACGAAAATAATTTCGAAACACTTTTAATGACTAATGGAAATAGACATATCTAATAAAACCGGTTTAATTTGTCGCAAAATTAGAGTTTTCTGTACAAGATGCATATAATCCCGTAAGTGGGAGGGGTCATAGTAGAGTAGAGCACCCATTGACGGGAGGCATGCAAGAAATACTAATGTAAGTAGTAGTAGTAGGTAATTAGCGTTGGTTTTCTCACTACTATCCCGCCTAAATAACACAATACATCTCCAAGTATCTTTTAACTGCTGCTTAGCATCTTTGCACTTTCTGTTCTCTTTTTAATTCATCAATATTTGAGATTTAGAGCGTAAAAGTCGAGCAATTCCCCTGCTTTCGTGAATATGACGCacatacttttaaaaaacaagtgaagCAAGTTATTGCAACGACGCTTGCTGCTTAATTTTTGCAGCAATTTCAATGTTGTACATCGAAATGGCTGACAGGTGCAGCAGCTTACCTCGATGTGTCTGCAGCAAACTGGCTTGGACAGGTGAATTCGACGAGTAGTAAATGACTGCCTGGTTTTAggctgcatgtaaacattggtAGAAAGTGTTCTTGTGATACTGACCATGTACTCTCGCTCGGTTTTGAGGTTGGACAGATTGGCACCAATTAACTACAGGAAGGAAGTAATTAAAGGAATCAGATGGTTACCGCAGTTGGATGGAGGTGCTCTCCTCGGCTGTGatagggaggaggaggaggaggagatttAACGGGCTCggagcgccctctgctggggAAAAGCGCCACAAGGTTTGGGACTGTTGCCAGGTGGGTGCAGGGTCAAACACAGATCAAGGTGAACCTGAACTCCATGAAACATATAGTGACAGAGCCAGGAAGAAGTTATTGGTTGACGCTAGGTTCAAGTAACTGAAAGATTTCTAGGTTAACGAGTGaatgtttctttattaaagctCGAGAAAGAGCGCTGTGAAGTGGGCAAGTGAGGCTGTTTATTGGGGTTACTGGGTCACTCCATTAAAACATATGTTAAGATGCATTCAGTGGTTAAATAGCATGCACTGTTTTGTTTAAGTGGACAAGTGTTGCCATTTCATTCAGCTTTAAAACGGTATTGATACTGGTTATaaaaccacagcaacaaaaatgaaagtcCTATAGACACTCAGTGTTGACTAATAAATCCCACAATGACACTGGCAATGTATTTGTGAAATGTTGACAAAATACTCTCACTTTGACTAGTTAGGCTGCTGATAAGGGGGTgcaaaggggagagctttctggggccaagccaaactgggggtccacaGAGCTAATGTAAACCTGTGATAAccgtattttattttcaacctgaataaaACCACTCCCATTAAGtcgacaaaaa
Above is a genomic segment from Cheilinus undulatus linkage group 19, ASM1832078v1, whole genome shotgun sequence containing:
- the myca gene encoding transcriptional regulator Myc-A isoform X3; translation: MPLNSSLASKNYDYDYDSLQPYFYYDNEEEDFYPQQLQPPAPSEDIWKKFELLPTPPLSPSRRPSLSSLFPSTADQLEMVTEFLGDDAVNQSIICDADYSQTFLKSIIIQDCMWSGFSAAAKLEKVVSERLASLHAARKESAAAGECAEPAGAAAWRLNSSYLQDLNTSAAECIDPSVVFPYPVAETPKQSAGTPPSKDLGLDTPPNSGSSSSSCSDSEDDEDDEEEEEEDQEEEEEEIDVVTVEKRQAVKRCDPSPTETRHPSPLVLKRCHVSTHQHNYAAHPSMRHHEQPAVKRLKLESSSNSGGGGGGGGGSSHSRVLKQISSNRKCSSPRTSDTEDYDKRRTHNVLERQRRNELKLSFFALRDEIPEVANNEKAAKVVILKKATECIYSMQSDEQRLLTVKEQLRRRSELLKQRLSQLQGSRA
- the myca gene encoding transcriptional regulator Myc-A isoform X1, whose protein sequence is MVSITRTLSTNVYMQPKTRQSFTTRRIHLSKPVCCRHIEIHNQDSHSRENMPLNSSLASKNYDYDYDSLQPYFYYDNEEEDFYPQQLQPPAPSEDIWKKFELLPTPPLSPSRRPSLSSLFPSTADQLEMVTEFLGDDAVNQSIICDADYSQTFLKSIIIQDCMWSGFSAAAKLEKVVSERLASLHAARKESAAAGECAEPAGAAAWRLNSSYLQDLNTSAAECIDPSVVFPYPVAETPKQSAGTPPSKDLGLDTPPNSGSSSSSCSDSEDDEDDEEEEEEDQEEEEEEIDVVTVEKRQAVKRCDPSPTETRHPSPLVLKRCHVSTHQHNYAAHPSMRHHEQPAVKRLKLESSSNSGGGGGGGGGSSHSRVLKQISSNRKCSSPRTSDTEDYDKRRTHNVLERQRRNELKLSFFALRDEIPEVANNEKAAKVVILKKATECIYSMQSDEQRLLTVKEQLRRRSELLKQRLSQLQGSRA
- the myca gene encoding transcriptional regulator Myc-A isoform X2 produces the protein MIHNQDSHSRENMPLNSSLASKNYDYDYDSLQPYFYYDNEEEDFYPQQLQPPAPSEDIWKKFELLPTPPLSPSRRPSLSSLFPSTADQLEMVTEFLGDDAVNQSIICDADYSQTFLKSIIIQDCMWSGFSAAAKLEKVVSERLASLHAARKESAAAGECAEPAGAAAWRLNSSYLQDLNTSAAECIDPSVVFPYPVAETPKQSAGTPPSKDLGLDTPPNSGSSSSSCSDSEDDEDDEEEEEEDQEEEEEEIDVVTVEKRQAVKRCDPSPTETRHPSPLVLKRCHVSTHQHNYAAHPSMRHHEQPAVKRLKLESSSNSGGGGGGGGGSSHSRVLKQISSNRKCSSPRTSDTEDYDKRRTHNVLERQRRNELKLSFFALRDEIPEVANNEKAAKVVILKKATECIYSMQSDEQRLLTVKEQLRRRSELLKQRLSQLQGSRA